The proteins below come from a single Takifugu flavidus isolate HTHZ2018 chromosome 6, ASM371156v2, whole genome shotgun sequence genomic window:
- the rhot1b gene encoding mitochondrial Rho GTPase 1b isoform X3 — protein MLHQSQFTQFTQFVNAGENAQRPKVGKTSLIMSLVSEEFPNVVPYRAEEITIPADVTPERVPTHIVDYSEAEQTDEQLFQEINKANVICIVYSVNNKNSIEKVVSHWIPLITENTDKDSRVPLILVGNKSDLVEHSSMETILPIMNQYSEIETCVECSAKNLKNISELFYYAQKAVLHPTGPLYCPEKKAMKSLCVKALSRIFKVSDLDNDGTLNDNELNFFQRTCFNSPLEPRALEDVKNVVRKNLSEGVCNDGLTLKGFLFLHTLFIQRGRHETTWTVLRRFGYDDDLELNQDYLFPLLKIPPDSTTELNHNAYLFLQSVFDKHDKDQDCALSPEELADLFDVFPYMPWGADVNNTVCTNEQGWITYQGYLSQWTLTTYLDVQRCLEYLGYLGFSIIAEQESQAAGITVTRDKKIDLQKKQTQRSVFRCNVFGDGGSGKSSFLQAFLGRNLTDQKLIKEEHKSYYAINTTYVYGQEKYLLLHEVFPDFDYLSDVDLACDVVCLVYDVSNPHSFEYCANVFKQYFLDSKTPCMMIAAKSDLPEVKQMFGCSPLEFCRRYRMPPPQSFTCNTAAAPSRNIYTRLTTMAMYPHMSPTDLKTSTFWLRASMGATVFAVLGFAMYRVLLKPR, from the exons ATGTTACACCAATCCCAGTTTACCCAGTTCACCCAGTTCGTCAACGCTGGAGAGAATGCGCAAAGAC CCAAAGTTGGGAAGACGTCTCTCATCATGTCCCTGGTCAGCGAGGAGTTCCCCAACGTG GTTCCCTATCGAGCTGAGGAGATCACCATTCCTGCTGACGTCACGCCCGAGAGGGTCCCCACACACATTGTGGACTATTCAG AAGCAGAACAGACCGACGAGCAGCTGTTTCAGGAGATCAACAAG GCAAATGTGATTTGTATTGTCTACTCCGTTAACAACAAGAACTCCATAGAAAAG GTGGTCAGCCACTGGATTCCCCTCATCACCGAGAACACAGACAAGGACAGCAG GGTTCCTCTCATCCTCGTTGGGAATAAATCAGACCTGGTGGAACATAGCAGCATGGAGACCATCCTGCCAATAATGAACCAGTACAGCGAGATAGAAACCTGCGTGGAG TGTTCAGCCAAAAACCTGAAGAACATCTCTGAGCTATTTTACTACGCTCAGAAAGCAGTCCTGCACCCTACGGGCCCTCTGTATTGTCCAGAGAAGAAAGCC ATGAAATCCCTGTGTGTAAAAGCCCTGAGTCGAATCTTCAAAGTGTCGGACTTGGACAATGACGGGACACTCAACGATAATGAGCTCAACTTTTTCCAG AGGACGTGCTTCAACTCCCCGCTGGAGCCTCGCGCGTTGGAAGATGTGAAAAATGTGGTCCGGAAGAATCTGAGTGAAGGCGTGTGTAACGATGGACTCACCCTCAAAG gcttcctcttcctccacacccTGTTCATCCAGCGGGGGCGCCATGAGACCACCTGGACCGTGCTGAGGAGGTTTGGTTATGACGACGACCTGGAGTTAAACCAGGACTACCTCTTTCCCCT GTTGAAAATCCCTCCAGACTCCACTACAGAGCTCAACCACAATGCCTACCTCTTTCTCCAGAGCGTCTTTGACAAACATGACAAG GACCAGGACTGTGCCTTGTCACCAGAGGAGCTTGCAGACCTGTTTGATGTGTTTCCCTACATGCCCTGGGGTGCAGATGTCAATAACACAGTTTGCACTAATGAACAGGGATGGATCACCTATCAGGGATATCTGTCCCAGTGGAC gTTGACCACATATCTGGATGTGCAGCGATGCCTGGAGTATTTGGGTTATCTTGGTTTCTCAATAATTGCTGAGCAGGAGTCCCAGGCGGCAGGAATCACAG TGACCAGAGACAAGAAGATCGacctgcagaagaagcagaCGCAGCGCAGCGTGTTCCGCTGCAATGTTTTCGGTGACGGCGGCAGTGGAAAGAGCAGCTTCCTTCAAGCTTTCCTAGGGAGAAACCTCACA GACCAAAAATTAATTAAAGAGGAGCACAAATCCTACTATGCCATCAATACCACATATGTTTACGGCCAGGAGAAGTACCTTCTT CTCCACGAAGTCTTCCCAGACTTTGACTACCTGTCTGACGTGGATCTGGCCTGCGACGTCGTCTGCCTGGTGTACGACGTCAGCAACCCGCATTCCTTTGAGTACTGCGCCAACGTCTTTAAG caaTACTTCTTGGACAGTAAGACTCCCTGCATGATGATAGCGGCAAAGTCGGACCTGCCAGAGGTCAAACAGATGTTTGGCTGCAGTCCTCTAGAGTTTTGCAGGAGGTACAGGATGCCTCCGCCTCAGTCCTTCACCTGTAACACGGCAGCAGCACCCAGCAGAAACATCTACACCAGGCTCACCACGATGGCCATGTACCC ACATATGAGCCCAACAGACCTGAAGACTTCCACCTTCTGGCTGAGAGCGAGCATGGGCGCCACAGTGTTTGCTGTGTTGGGCTTCGCCATGTACAGAGTGCTGCTCAAACCACGGTGA
- the rhot1b gene encoding mitochondrial Rho GTPase 1b isoform X1: MLHQSQFTQFTQFVNAGENAQRPKVGKTSLIMSLVSEEFPNVVPYRAEEITIPADVTPERVPTHIVDYSEAEQTDEQLFQEINKANVICIVYSVNNKNSIEKVVSHWIPLITENTDKDSRVPLILVGNKSDLVEHSSMETILPIMNQYSEIETCVECSAKNLKNISELFYYAQKAVLHPTGPLYCPEKKAMKSLCVKALSRIFKVSDLDNDGTLNDNELNFFQRTCFNSPLEPRALEDVKNVVRKNLSEGVCNDGLTLKGFLFLHTLFIQRGRHETTWTVLRRFGYDDDLELNQDYLFPLLKIPPDSTTELNHNAYLFLQSVFDKHDKDQDCALSPEELADLFDVFPYMPWGADVNNTVCTNEQGWITYQGYLSQWTLTTYLDVQRCLEYLGYLGFSIIAEQESQAAGITVTRDKKIDLQKKQTQRSVFRCNVFGDGGSGKSSFLQAFLGRNLTDQKLIKEEHKSYYAINTTYVYGQEKYLLLHEVFPDFDYLSDVDLACDVVCLVYDVSNPHSFEYCANVFKQYFLDSKTPCMMIAAKSDLPEVKQMFGCSPLEFCRRYRMPPPQSFTCNTAAAPSRNIYTRLTTMAMYPHARLRCMCTCNRCTFCLCQNFLNSELLQMVRAKLSTVLLRRHMSPTDLKTSTFWLRASMGATVFAVLGFAMYRVLLKPR, from the exons ATGTTACACCAATCCCAGTTTACCCAGTTCACCCAGTTCGTCAACGCTGGAGAGAATGCGCAAAGAC CCAAAGTTGGGAAGACGTCTCTCATCATGTCCCTGGTCAGCGAGGAGTTCCCCAACGTG GTTCCCTATCGAGCTGAGGAGATCACCATTCCTGCTGACGTCACGCCCGAGAGGGTCCCCACACACATTGTGGACTATTCAG AAGCAGAACAGACCGACGAGCAGCTGTTTCAGGAGATCAACAAG GCAAATGTGATTTGTATTGTCTACTCCGTTAACAACAAGAACTCCATAGAAAAG GTGGTCAGCCACTGGATTCCCCTCATCACCGAGAACACAGACAAGGACAGCAG GGTTCCTCTCATCCTCGTTGGGAATAAATCAGACCTGGTGGAACATAGCAGCATGGAGACCATCCTGCCAATAATGAACCAGTACAGCGAGATAGAAACCTGCGTGGAG TGTTCAGCCAAAAACCTGAAGAACATCTCTGAGCTATTTTACTACGCTCAGAAAGCAGTCCTGCACCCTACGGGCCCTCTGTATTGTCCAGAGAAGAAAGCC ATGAAATCCCTGTGTGTAAAAGCCCTGAGTCGAATCTTCAAAGTGTCGGACTTGGACAATGACGGGACACTCAACGATAATGAGCTCAACTTTTTCCAG AGGACGTGCTTCAACTCCCCGCTGGAGCCTCGCGCGTTGGAAGATGTGAAAAATGTGGTCCGGAAGAATCTGAGTGAAGGCGTGTGTAACGATGGACTCACCCTCAAAG gcttcctcttcctccacacccTGTTCATCCAGCGGGGGCGCCATGAGACCACCTGGACCGTGCTGAGGAGGTTTGGTTATGACGACGACCTGGAGTTAAACCAGGACTACCTCTTTCCCCT GTTGAAAATCCCTCCAGACTCCACTACAGAGCTCAACCACAATGCCTACCTCTTTCTCCAGAGCGTCTTTGACAAACATGACAAG GACCAGGACTGTGCCTTGTCACCAGAGGAGCTTGCAGACCTGTTTGATGTGTTTCCCTACATGCCCTGGGGTGCAGATGTCAATAACACAGTTTGCACTAATGAACAGGGATGGATCACCTATCAGGGATATCTGTCCCAGTGGAC gTTGACCACATATCTGGATGTGCAGCGATGCCTGGAGTATTTGGGTTATCTTGGTTTCTCAATAATTGCTGAGCAGGAGTCCCAGGCGGCAGGAATCACAG TGACCAGAGACAAGAAGATCGacctgcagaagaagcagaCGCAGCGCAGCGTGTTCCGCTGCAATGTTTTCGGTGACGGCGGCAGTGGAAAGAGCAGCTTCCTTCAAGCTTTCCTAGGGAGAAACCTCACA GACCAAAAATTAATTAAAGAGGAGCACAAATCCTACTATGCCATCAATACCACATATGTTTACGGCCAGGAGAAGTACCTTCTT CTCCACGAAGTCTTCCCAGACTTTGACTACCTGTCTGACGTGGATCTGGCCTGCGACGTCGTCTGCCTGGTGTACGACGTCAGCAACCCGCATTCCTTTGAGTACTGCGCCAACGTCTTTAAG caaTACTTCTTGGACAGTAAGACTCCCTGCATGATGATAGCGGCAAAGTCGGACCTGCCAGAGGTCAAACAGATGTTTGGCTGCAGTCCTCTAGAGTTTTGCAGGAGGTACAGGATGCCTCCGCCTCAGTCCTTCACCTGTAACACGGCAGCAGCACCCAGCAGAAACATCTACACCAGGCTCACCACGATGGCCATGTACCC CCACGCCCGACTGCGCTGCATGTGCACTTGTAACCGCTGCACCTTCTGCTTGTGTCAGAACTTTCTCaactctgagctgctgcagatggtCAGGGCCAAACTCTCCACTGTCCTGCTCAGAAG ACATATGAGCCCAACAGACCTGAAGACTTCCACCTTCTGGCTGAGAGCGAGCATGGGCGCCACAGTGTTTGCTGTGTTGGGCTTCGCCATGTACAGAGTGCTGCTCAAACCACGGTGA
- the rhot1b gene encoding mitochondrial Rho GTPase 1b isoform X4, with the protein MRKDVRILLVGEPKVGKTSLIMSLVSEEFPNVVPYRAEEITIPADVTPERVPTHIVDYSEAEQTDEQLFQEINKANVICIVYSVNNKNSIEKVVSHWIPLITENTDKDSRVPLILVGNKSDLVEHSSMETILPIMNQYSEIETCVECSAKNLKNISELFYYAQKAVLHPTGPLYCPEKKAMKSLCVKALSRIFKVSDLDNDGTLNDNELNFFQRTCFNSPLEPRALEDVKNVVRKNLSEGVCNDGLTLKGFLFLHTLFIQRGRHETTWTVLRRFGYDDDLELNQDYLFPLLKIPPDSTTELNHNAYLFLQSVFDKHDKDQDCALSPEELADLFDVFPYMPWGADVNNTVCTNEQGWITYQGYLSQWTLTTYLDVQRCLEYLGYLGFSIIAEQESQAAGITVTRDKKIDLQKKQTQRSVFRCNVFGDGGSGKSSFLQAFLGRNLTDQKLIKEEHKSYYAINTTYVYGQEKYLLLHEVFPDFDYLSDVDLACDVVCLVYDVSNPHSFEYCANVFKQYFLDSKTPCMMIAAKSDLPEVKQMFGCSPLEFCRRYRMPPPQSFTCNTAAAPSRNIYTRLTTMAMYPHMSPTDLKTSTFWLRASMGATVFAVLGFAMYRVLLKPR; encoded by the exons ATGCGCAAAGACGTGAGGATATTATTAGTGGGAGAGC CCAAAGTTGGGAAGACGTCTCTCATCATGTCCCTGGTCAGCGAGGAGTTCCCCAACGTG GTTCCCTATCGAGCTGAGGAGATCACCATTCCTGCTGACGTCACGCCCGAGAGGGTCCCCACACACATTGTGGACTATTCAG AAGCAGAACAGACCGACGAGCAGCTGTTTCAGGAGATCAACAAG GCAAATGTGATTTGTATTGTCTACTCCGTTAACAACAAGAACTCCATAGAAAAG GTGGTCAGCCACTGGATTCCCCTCATCACCGAGAACACAGACAAGGACAGCAG GGTTCCTCTCATCCTCGTTGGGAATAAATCAGACCTGGTGGAACATAGCAGCATGGAGACCATCCTGCCAATAATGAACCAGTACAGCGAGATAGAAACCTGCGTGGAG TGTTCAGCCAAAAACCTGAAGAACATCTCTGAGCTATTTTACTACGCTCAGAAAGCAGTCCTGCACCCTACGGGCCCTCTGTATTGTCCAGAGAAGAAAGCC ATGAAATCCCTGTGTGTAAAAGCCCTGAGTCGAATCTTCAAAGTGTCGGACTTGGACAATGACGGGACACTCAACGATAATGAGCTCAACTTTTTCCAG AGGACGTGCTTCAACTCCCCGCTGGAGCCTCGCGCGTTGGAAGATGTGAAAAATGTGGTCCGGAAGAATCTGAGTGAAGGCGTGTGTAACGATGGACTCACCCTCAAAG gcttcctcttcctccacacccTGTTCATCCAGCGGGGGCGCCATGAGACCACCTGGACCGTGCTGAGGAGGTTTGGTTATGACGACGACCTGGAGTTAAACCAGGACTACCTCTTTCCCCT GTTGAAAATCCCTCCAGACTCCACTACAGAGCTCAACCACAATGCCTACCTCTTTCTCCAGAGCGTCTTTGACAAACATGACAAG GACCAGGACTGTGCCTTGTCACCAGAGGAGCTTGCAGACCTGTTTGATGTGTTTCCCTACATGCCCTGGGGTGCAGATGTCAATAACACAGTTTGCACTAATGAACAGGGATGGATCACCTATCAGGGATATCTGTCCCAGTGGAC gTTGACCACATATCTGGATGTGCAGCGATGCCTGGAGTATTTGGGTTATCTTGGTTTCTCAATAATTGCTGAGCAGGAGTCCCAGGCGGCAGGAATCACAG TGACCAGAGACAAGAAGATCGacctgcagaagaagcagaCGCAGCGCAGCGTGTTCCGCTGCAATGTTTTCGGTGACGGCGGCAGTGGAAAGAGCAGCTTCCTTCAAGCTTTCCTAGGGAGAAACCTCACA GACCAAAAATTAATTAAAGAGGAGCACAAATCCTACTATGCCATCAATACCACATATGTTTACGGCCAGGAGAAGTACCTTCTT CTCCACGAAGTCTTCCCAGACTTTGACTACCTGTCTGACGTGGATCTGGCCTGCGACGTCGTCTGCCTGGTGTACGACGTCAGCAACCCGCATTCCTTTGAGTACTGCGCCAACGTCTTTAAG caaTACTTCTTGGACAGTAAGACTCCCTGCATGATGATAGCGGCAAAGTCGGACCTGCCAGAGGTCAAACAGATGTTTGGCTGCAGTCCTCTAGAGTTTTGCAGGAGGTACAGGATGCCTCCGCCTCAGTCCTTCACCTGTAACACGGCAGCAGCACCCAGCAGAAACATCTACACCAGGCTCACCACGATGGCCATGTACCC ACATATGAGCCCAACAGACCTGAAGACTTCCACCTTCTGGCTGAGAGCGAGCATGGGCGCCACAGTGTTTGCTGTGTTGGGCTTCGCCATGTACAGAGTGCTGCTCAAACCACGGTGA
- the rhot1b gene encoding mitochondrial Rho GTPase 1b isoform X2, with translation MRKDVRILLVGEPKVGKTSLIMSLVSEEFPNVVPYRAEEITIPADVTPERVPTHIVDYSEAEQTDEQLFQEINKANVICIVYSVNNKNSIEKVVSHWIPLITENTDKDSRVPLILVGNKSDLVEHSSMETILPIMNQYSEIETCVECSAKNLKNISELFYYAQKAVLHPTGPLYCPEKKAMKSLCVKALSRIFKVSDLDNDGTLNDNELNFFQRTCFNSPLEPRALEDVKNVVRKNLSEGVCNDGLTLKGFLFLHTLFIQRGRHETTWTVLRRFGYDDDLELNQDYLFPLLKIPPDSTTELNHNAYLFLQSVFDKHDKDQDCALSPEELADLFDVFPYMPWGADVNNTVCTNEQGWITYQGYLSQWTLTTYLDVQRCLEYLGYLGFSIIAEQESQAAGITVTRDKKIDLQKKQTQRSVFRCNVFGDGGSGKSSFLQAFLGRNLTDQKLIKEEHKSYYAINTTYVYGQEKYLLLHEVFPDFDYLSDVDLACDVVCLVYDVSNPHSFEYCANVFKQYFLDSKTPCMMIAAKSDLPEVKQMFGCSPLEFCRRYRMPPPQSFTCNTAAAPSRNIYTRLTTMAMYPHARLRCMCTCNRCTFCLCQNFLNSELLQMVRAKLSTVLLRRHMSPTDLKTSTFWLRASMGATVFAVLGFAMYRVLLKPR, from the exons ATGCGCAAAGACGTGAGGATATTATTAGTGGGAGAGC CCAAAGTTGGGAAGACGTCTCTCATCATGTCCCTGGTCAGCGAGGAGTTCCCCAACGTG GTTCCCTATCGAGCTGAGGAGATCACCATTCCTGCTGACGTCACGCCCGAGAGGGTCCCCACACACATTGTGGACTATTCAG AAGCAGAACAGACCGACGAGCAGCTGTTTCAGGAGATCAACAAG GCAAATGTGATTTGTATTGTCTACTCCGTTAACAACAAGAACTCCATAGAAAAG GTGGTCAGCCACTGGATTCCCCTCATCACCGAGAACACAGACAAGGACAGCAG GGTTCCTCTCATCCTCGTTGGGAATAAATCAGACCTGGTGGAACATAGCAGCATGGAGACCATCCTGCCAATAATGAACCAGTACAGCGAGATAGAAACCTGCGTGGAG TGTTCAGCCAAAAACCTGAAGAACATCTCTGAGCTATTTTACTACGCTCAGAAAGCAGTCCTGCACCCTACGGGCCCTCTGTATTGTCCAGAGAAGAAAGCC ATGAAATCCCTGTGTGTAAAAGCCCTGAGTCGAATCTTCAAAGTGTCGGACTTGGACAATGACGGGACACTCAACGATAATGAGCTCAACTTTTTCCAG AGGACGTGCTTCAACTCCCCGCTGGAGCCTCGCGCGTTGGAAGATGTGAAAAATGTGGTCCGGAAGAATCTGAGTGAAGGCGTGTGTAACGATGGACTCACCCTCAAAG gcttcctcttcctccacacccTGTTCATCCAGCGGGGGCGCCATGAGACCACCTGGACCGTGCTGAGGAGGTTTGGTTATGACGACGACCTGGAGTTAAACCAGGACTACCTCTTTCCCCT GTTGAAAATCCCTCCAGACTCCACTACAGAGCTCAACCACAATGCCTACCTCTTTCTCCAGAGCGTCTTTGACAAACATGACAAG GACCAGGACTGTGCCTTGTCACCAGAGGAGCTTGCAGACCTGTTTGATGTGTTTCCCTACATGCCCTGGGGTGCAGATGTCAATAACACAGTTTGCACTAATGAACAGGGATGGATCACCTATCAGGGATATCTGTCCCAGTGGAC gTTGACCACATATCTGGATGTGCAGCGATGCCTGGAGTATTTGGGTTATCTTGGTTTCTCAATAATTGCTGAGCAGGAGTCCCAGGCGGCAGGAATCACAG TGACCAGAGACAAGAAGATCGacctgcagaagaagcagaCGCAGCGCAGCGTGTTCCGCTGCAATGTTTTCGGTGACGGCGGCAGTGGAAAGAGCAGCTTCCTTCAAGCTTTCCTAGGGAGAAACCTCACA GACCAAAAATTAATTAAAGAGGAGCACAAATCCTACTATGCCATCAATACCACATATGTTTACGGCCAGGAGAAGTACCTTCTT CTCCACGAAGTCTTCCCAGACTTTGACTACCTGTCTGACGTGGATCTGGCCTGCGACGTCGTCTGCCTGGTGTACGACGTCAGCAACCCGCATTCCTTTGAGTACTGCGCCAACGTCTTTAAG caaTACTTCTTGGACAGTAAGACTCCCTGCATGATGATAGCGGCAAAGTCGGACCTGCCAGAGGTCAAACAGATGTTTGGCTGCAGTCCTCTAGAGTTTTGCAGGAGGTACAGGATGCCTCCGCCTCAGTCCTTCACCTGTAACACGGCAGCAGCACCCAGCAGAAACATCTACACCAGGCTCACCACGATGGCCATGTACCC CCACGCCCGACTGCGCTGCATGTGCACTTGTAACCGCTGCACCTTCTGCTTGTGTCAGAACTTTCTCaactctgagctgctgcagatggtCAGGGCCAAACTCTCCACTGTCCTGCTCAGAAG ACATATGAGCCCAACAGACCTGAAGACTTCCACCTTCTGGCTGAGAGCGAGCATGGGCGCCACAGTGTTTGCTGTGTTGGGCTTCGCCATGTACAGAGTGCTGCTCAAACCACGGTGA